Proteins from a single region of Seriola aureovittata isolate HTS-2021-v1 ecotype China chromosome 9, ASM2101889v1, whole genome shotgun sequence:
- the srms gene encoding tyrosine-protein kinase Srms, giving the protein MESCCRSCMPCLSRLWNWIWPDFRYPNVPNHNHVIANPAAHAAEIRTVSGEIRVPSPKKRPVQLYAALFDFVARSDDELTVKEGDKLSVIEKRGEYVLAKKLTGSLESGLIPANYVALLQDEFAKHKWYYGNINRVKAEKLLLASQNKDGSFLVRISESHSDEYTISARSEGKVYHFRIQRSTIGAYFVSDKISFATLGELISYYQKTPRSLGVLLEEPCAQQRELFDMEPWERPREEFKLHKKLGEGHFGEVWEALWTTENKRVAIKMLKQEDTKQDEFVKEVQALKSLHHPKLIQLLAMCSRGEPVYIVTELMSKGSLKSYLASAEGQVLTSAHLIYMGSQIAEGMAYLEDRNIVHRDLAARNILVGDDLVCKVADFGLARIIKDSVYTASRNTKIPVRWTAPEAAIYQRFSVKSDVWSFGVLLYEMMSRGKMPYEGKSNKEVLDLLSSGFRLPCPTRCPQNIYRIMMDCWAAEPSKRPSFHALHSQLDSIYARIYFKTIEV; this is encoded by the exons ATGGAGAGTTGCTGCCGTTCATGTATGCCGTGTTTAAGCCGGCTGTGGAACTGGATATGGCCCGACTTCCGCTACCCAAACGTCCCCAACCACAACCATGTAATCGCCAACCCGGCGGCGCATGCGGCGGAGATCCGCACCGTGTCCGGCGAAATCCGCGTCCCGTCGCCCAAGAAGCGGCCGGTGCAGCTGTACGCGGCGCTCTTCGACTTCGTGGCCCGCAGCGACGACGAGCTGACGGTGAAGGAGGGGGACAAGCTGTCGGTGATCGAGAAGCGGGGGGAGTACGTGCTGGCCAAGAAGCTGACCGGGTCTTTGGAGTCCGGACTGATCCCGGCGAACTACGTGGCTCTGCTGCAGGACGAGTTCGCCAAACACAA GTGGTACTATGGCAACATAAACCGAGTGAAAGCTGAAAAGCTGCTTCTGGCTTCCCAAAACAAAGATGGCTCCTTCCTGGTTCGCATCAGTGAGAGTCACAGCGATGAGTACACAATCTCCG cCCGCAGTGAGGGGAAAGTGTACCACTTCAGGATCCAGCGCTCCACCATCGGTGCGTACTTCGTCTCAGATAAGATCTCCTTCGCCACGCTGGGAGAGCTCATCTCCTACTACCAGAAAACCCCCCGCAGCCTGGGGGTGCTGCTGGAGGAGCCCTGCGCCCAGCAG CGGGAACTGTTCGACATGGAGCCGTGGGAGAGACCTCGAGAGGAGTTCAAGCTCCACAAGAAGCTGGGAGAGGGACACTTCGGAGAGGTGTGGGAGGCTCTGTGGACCACAGAGAACAAGAGGGTAGCCATAAAGATGCTGAAACAAG aggaCACAAAGCAGGACGAGTTTGTGAAGGAGGTTCAGGCGCTGAAGAGCCTCCATCACCCGAAACTGATCCAGCTGTTGGCCATGTGCTCCAGAGGAGAGCCGGTCTACATCGTGACTGAACTCATGAGCAAAGGAAGCCTCAAGTCCTACCTCGCCT CTGCTGAAGGCCAGGTGCTGACATCAGCTCACCTGATCTACATGGGCAGTCAGATTGCGGAGGGCATGGCCTACCTGGAGGACAGGAACATCGTCCACAGAGACCTGGCTGCCAGGAACATCCTGGTGGGAGACGATCTGGTCTGCAAGGTGGCCGACTTTGGACTGGCTCGTATTATTAAG GACAGTGTTTATACAGCTAGTCGAAACACAAAGATCCCAGTGCGGTGGACGGCACCTGAGGCGGCGATCTACCAGAGGTTCTCTGTGAAATCAGATGTTTGGTCGTTTGGCGTGCTGCTGTATGAGATGATGTCACGTGGCAAAATGCCTTATGAAG GAAAAAGCAACAAGGAGGTGTTGGATCTGCTGTCATCAGGGTTTCGGCTGCCCTGTCCAACCCGCTGTCCTCAGAACATTTACCGTATCATGATGGACTGCTGGGCGGCTGAGCCCTCCAAGAGACCGTCCTTCCACGCCCTGCACAGCCAGTTGGATTCAATCTATGCCAGGATATATTTCAAGACCATAGAGGTatag